Proteins from a genomic interval of Pseudomonas versuta:
- a CDS encoding glycosyltransferase — protein sequence MIGILIPAHNEQDLLAQCLQAALAAARHPGLNGEAVMVTLVLDSCSDDSADIAANYDIKVLPIKARNVGIARGTGAQWLLDQGARWISCTDADSLVADDWLVAQLALNADAVCGTVRIEDWGTLIDTPAQARYLAAYQGQDGHRHIHGANLGFSARAYRQAGGFQPLACHEDVHLVKQFQACGASIAWSHRPRVTTSARLDCRAKGGFGDYLKSLLAGPGPDQHQPDSRPGAL from the coding sequence ATGATCGGCATTCTGATCCCTGCTCACAACGAGCAAGACCTGCTCGCACAATGCCTGCAAGCCGCACTTGCGGCAGCCCGGCACCCCGGGCTCAACGGTGAGGCCGTCATGGTGACGCTGGTACTCGACAGTTGCAGCGATGATTCTGCAGACATAGCCGCCAACTACGACATCAAGGTGCTGCCAATCAAGGCCCGCAATGTCGGCATCGCCCGGGGCACCGGTGCGCAGTGGTTGCTCGACCAGGGGGCGCGCTGGATCTCCTGCACCGACGCAGACAGCCTGGTAGCCGATGACTGGCTGGTGGCGCAACTGGCGCTCAATGCCGATGCCGTGTGCGGTACGGTGCGGATCGAGGACTGGGGCACCCTGATCGATACGCCCGCCCAGGCTCGTTACCTGGCGGCCTATCAGGGCCAGGACGGGCATCGGCACATTCATGGCGCCAACCTGGGTTTCAGCGCCCGGGCTTATCGCCAGGCCGGTGGTTTTCAGCCGCTGGCATGCCATGAAGATGTGCATCTGGTGAAGCAGTTCCAGGCCTGTGGCGCCTCCATCGCCTGGAGCCATCGGCCCAGGGTGACCACCAGTGCCCGGCTGGACTGTCGCGCCAAAGGGGGCTTCGGTGATTACTTGAAGTCACTGCTGGCCGGGCCTGGGCCTGATCAACATCAACCGGACTCTCGACCCGGTGCGCTATAA
- a CDS encoding SAM-dependent methyltransferase — MSVSTAFFDQLYEQNPDPWAFRERWYEQRKRALTLASLPRQHYGSIYELGCANGELSAGLALRTDRLLCCDAAARAVELAQQRLNHCPNVEVRQSRLPADWASGSFDLIVLSELGYYLDANELQRMIERVVDSLAEQGQVLACHWRPAIEGCALTGDQVHALLHARLGLSRLAQHLEDDFVLEVWGRDPMSVASQEGLR, encoded by the coding sequence ATGAGTGTCTCCACTGCTTTTTTTGATCAGCTGTATGAGCAAAACCCGGACCCGTGGGCTTTTCGCGAGCGCTGGTACGAACAGCGCAAACGCGCACTGACCCTGGCCAGCTTACCGCGTCAGCATTATGGGTCGATCTATGAATTGGGCTGTGCCAATGGCGAGTTGAGTGCCGGCCTGGCCCTGCGCACTGACCGCCTGTTGTGCTGCGACGCGGCCGCCAGGGCGGTCGAACTGGCACAGCAACGCCTGAACCATTGCCCGAACGTTGAAGTGCGTCAGAGCCGGTTACCGGCGGACTGGGCCAGTGGCAGCTTTGACCTGATCGTACTCAGTGAACTGGGCTACTACCTGGATGCCAACGAGTTGCAGCGCATGATTGAGCGGGTCGTGGACAGCCTTGCAGAACAGGGTCAGGTCCTGGCCTGTCACTGGCGCCCGGCCATCGAGGGCTGCGCACTGACCGGGGATCAAGTGCATGCCCTGTTGCATGCCCGCCTGGGGCTGAGCCGGCTCGCGCAGCACCTGGAAGATGATTTTGTACTTGAAGTCTGGGGCCGCGACCCTATGTCAGTGGCAAGCCAGGAGGGCCTGCGATGA
- a CDS encoding PIG-L deacetylase family protein, whose amino-acid sequence MKTNLIVGAGTSLDHWSDSQRLAMLPEIQLSDLVPEGARAVIIAPHPDDEILGSGGLLQMIGASGRSLLLISVTDGTASHPGSTRWPAQQLGALRVQESEEALRRLGLALPEWQWLRAGFEDSQVATHEAAVAMFIEQQLRPGDVVFATWREDGHSDHDAVGRASSTAARAVGATLHELPIWTWHWARDDDARVPWARAHKINLSPSAMARKRYAASAFTSQLQEDPSTGSGPILPALALERLLRPYEIVFVQE is encoded by the coding sequence ATGAAAACCAATCTGATCGTAGGGGCCGGCACATCGCTGGATCACTGGAGCGACTCTCAACGCTTGGCCATGCTCCCGGAAATACAGCTTTCGGACCTTGTGCCCGAAGGCGCCCGCGCCGTGATTATTGCCCCACACCCGGATGACGAAATATTGGGCAGCGGCGGCTTGCTGCAAATGATCGGCGCGTCCGGGCGTTCATTGCTGCTGATCTCGGTCACCGACGGCACTGCCAGCCACCCGGGGTCAACTCGATGGCCTGCGCAGCAGCTGGGCGCGTTACGGGTTCAGGAGTCCGAAGAAGCGCTGCGCCGCCTGGGGCTCGCGCTACCGGAGTGGCAATGGCTGCGCGCAGGGTTTGAGGACAGTCAGGTCGCCACCCACGAAGCCGCGGTGGCAATGTTTATCGAGCAGCAGTTACGCCCAGGCGATGTGGTGTTTGCAACGTGGCGCGAGGATGGCCACAGCGATCATGATGCGGTCGGCCGCGCCAGTAGCACGGCCGCCAGAGCCGTGGGTGCCACCTTGCATGAACTGCCGATCTGGACCTGGCACTGGGCCCGCGATGACGATGCACGGGTGCCCTGGGCCCGTGCGCACAAAATCAACCTCAGCCCCAGCGCCATGGCCCGTAAACGTTATGCGGCCAGTGCGTTTACCAGTCAGTTGCAGGAAGACCCGAGTACCGGGTCAGGCCCGATTTTGCCCGCCCTGGCACTCGAGCGCCTGCTGCGCCCCTATGAAATAGTCTTTGTGCAGGAGTGA
- a CDS encoding acyl-CoA dehydrogenase family protein — translation MDLHAFFDINAPRLDTPQALGDCLRHMVQAGLDQLPMPGSGQTLERWQRLGLVAAHDLGLCKLYEGHTDALATLHELGAARPAPGSTWGLWAAEPPDARVDVHMTDGQAILSGRKAWCSGAAVVSYGLLTARDEQGAVQLVAVDMHQPQISVASHGWEAVGMRATASVEVTFEQAPATCVGGPGDYLQRPGFWHGAIGIAACWHGAASRLASYLQHHCSQREEPHALAHLGAVNAALYSATCVLRDCAQQVDATPGDDAQRLARQARAHIEACAEQVIQHVGRALGAGPYCKNPHFAQLSADLPVYLRQSHAERDLQVLGKLAALQPDTRWPL, via the coding sequence ATGGATCTGCACGCATTTTTTGACATCAACGCGCCGCGCCTGGATACCCCTCAGGCGCTGGGCGATTGCCTGCGGCACATGGTGCAGGCCGGCCTCGATCAACTGCCGATGCCGGGCAGCGGCCAGACTCTGGAGCGCTGGCAGCGACTGGGGTTGGTCGCCGCCCATGATTTGGGCCTGTGCAAGCTTTATGAAGGCCATACCGATGCCCTGGCCACCCTCCACGAACTGGGCGCCGCCCGGCCTGCGCCAGGCAGCACCTGGGGATTGTGGGCCGCAGAACCGCCGGATGCGCGGGTCGATGTGCATATGACCGATGGCCAGGCCATCCTCAGCGGCCGCAAGGCCTGGTGTTCGGGCGCGGCGGTGGTCAGTTATGGCTTGCTCACCGCACGGGATGAGCAAGGCGCGGTGCAACTGGTGGCGGTGGACATGCACCAGCCACAGATCAGCGTCGCATCGCACGGCTGGGAAGCGGTAGGCATGCGCGCCACCGCCAGCGTTGAGGTGACCTTTGAACAAGCGCCCGCCACCTGTGTCGGAGGCCCCGGCGACTACTTGCAACGCCCCGGTTTCTGGCACGGCGCCATCGGCATCGCCGCCTGCTGGCACGGTGCAGCCAGCCGGCTGGCCAGTTACCTGCAACACCACTGCAGCCAGCGCGAAGAGCCCCATGCGCTGGCCCATCTGGGGGCCGTTAATGCCGCACTGTACAGCGCCACCTGCGTGTTGCGTGACTGCGCGCAGCAGGTGGACGCAACACCCGGGGACGATGCGCAACGGCTGGCACGCCAGGCCCGGGCGCACATTGAAGCGTGCGCCGAACAGGTGATTCAGCATGTCGGCCGTGCTCTTGGCGCGGGCCCTTATTGCAAGAATCCGCACTTTGCACAGCTCAGCGCCGACCTGCCGGTGTACCTGCGCCAGAGCCATGCCGAACGCGATCTGCAAGTGCTGGGCAAACTGGCGGCGCTGCAACCTGACACTAGGTGGCCGCTATGA
- the glgX gene encoding glycogen debranching protein GlgX: MTKRKSAPPVTPDVEHSRIREGLPFPLGATWDGLGVNFALFSANATKVELCLFDPTGEVELERIELPEYTDETYHGYLPDAHPGQIYGYRVYGPYDPQNGHRFNHNKLLIDPYAKQLVGELKWSEALFGYTIGHPDADLSFDERDSAPFVPKCKVIDPAHTWGHDHRVQVPWDRTIFYETHVRGISMRHPAVPDEVRGTFAGLMVDEVIEHIRKLGVTSVELLPVHAFVNDQHLLQKGMTNYWGYNSIAFFAPDPRYLASGKIAEFKEMVAHLHEAGLEVILDVVYNHTAEGNEQGPTLSMRGIDNASYYRLMPDDNRYYINDSGTGNTLDLSHPCVLQMVTDSLRYWAQEMHVDGFRFDLATILGRYHEGFSERHSFLVACRQDPLLRQVKMIAEPWDCGPGGYQVGGFPPGWAEWNDRFRDTVRAFWKGDEGQLADFAARMTASGELYDQRGRRPYASVNFITAHDGFTLHDLVSYNDKHNEANDENNQDGSNNNLSWNHGAEGPTDDPEINTLRLRQMRNFFATLLLAQGTPMIVAGDEFARTQHGNNNAYCQDSEIGWVNWDLDEDGKSLLKFVKRLIKLRMSYPILRRNLFLVGHYNEELGVKDVTWLAPDGNEMSIEQWEDANGRSLGMLLDGRARVSGVQRAGADATLLIAVNAHHDGIDFTLPEVPEGTGWICKLDTFDPDIKGQDALAFNSTYCVNGRSMALFELMREQGA; encoded by the coding sequence ATGACCAAGCGCAAGTCAGCCCCCCCTGTTACACCGGATGTCGAACACTCGCGTATTCGTGAAGGCCTGCCCTTTCCGCTCGGCGCGACCTGGGACGGACTGGGTGTCAACTTTGCATTGTTTTCGGCCAACGCCACCAAAGTCGAACTGTGCCTGTTCGACCCCACCGGCGAAGTCGAACTTGAACGCATTGAACTGCCCGAATACACCGACGAGACCTACCACGGCTACTTGCCCGATGCGCACCCGGGGCAAATCTACGGTTACCGGGTATATGGCCCGTACGACCCGCAAAATGGCCATCGCTTCAACCACAACAAACTCCTGATCGACCCCTATGCCAAGCAACTGGTGGGCGAGCTGAAATGGTCAGAAGCGTTGTTTGGCTACACCATTGGCCATCCCGACGCCGACCTGAGTTTCGACGAACGTGACAGCGCGCCCTTTGTACCCAAATGCAAAGTCATCGACCCCGCCCACACCTGGGGCCACGACCATCGGGTGCAAGTGCCATGGGACCGTACGATTTTCTACGAAACCCACGTGCGCGGGATCAGCATGCGTCATCCGGCGGTGCCTGATGAGGTACGCGGCACCTTTGCCGGGCTGATGGTGGACGAAGTTATCGAGCACATCCGCAAGCTGGGGGTCACCAGCGTCGAACTGCTGCCGGTACACGCCTTCGTCAACGATCAGCACTTGCTGCAAAAAGGCATGACCAACTACTGGGGCTACAACAGCATTGCGTTTTTTGCCCCCGACCCGCGCTACCTCGCCAGCGGCAAAATTGCCGAGTTCAAGGAGATGGTCGCCCACCTGCACGAGGCCGGGCTGGAAGTGATTCTGGACGTGGTCTACAACCACACCGCCGAGGGCAATGAGCAGGGCCCCACCTTATCGATGCGCGGGATCGACAACGCCTCCTACTACCGGCTGATGCCCGATGACAATCGCTACTACATCAACGATTCCGGCACCGGCAATACCCTGGACCTGAGCCACCCTTGCGTGCTGCAGATGGTCACCGACTCCTTGCGGTACTGGGCCCAGGAAATGCACGTGGACGGTTTCCGCTTCGATCTGGCGACCATTCTGGGGCGTTATCACGAAGGCTTCAGCGAGCGGCACAGCTTTCTGGTGGCTTGCCGTCAGGACCCATTGCTGCGCCAGGTGAAGATGATTGCCGAGCCTTGGGACTGCGGCCCCGGAGGTTATCAAGTGGGCGGTTTCCCGCCCGGCTGGGCAGAGTGGAACGACCGGTTTCGCGATACCGTGCGCGCCTTCTGGAAAGGCGACGAAGGCCAGCTAGCCGACTTCGCCGCGCGCATGACCGCGTCCGGCGAGCTGTATGACCAGCGTGGACGCAGGCCCTATGCCTCGGTCAACTTCATAACCGCCCACGACGGTTTTACCCTGCACGATCTGGTGTCCTACAACGACAAGCACAACGAGGCCAACGACGAGAACAACCAGGACGGCAGCAACAACAACCTGTCCTGGAACCATGGCGCCGAAGGCCCTACCGACGATCCTGAAATCAACACCCTTCGCCTGCGCCAGATGCGCAATTTCTTTGCCACCCTGCTGCTGGCTCAGGGCACGCCGATGATCGTGGCCGGTGACGAATTCGCCCGTACCCAGCACGGCAATAACAACGCCTATTGCCAGGACAGCGAGATTGGCTGGGTCAACTGGGACCTGGACGAAGACGGCAAGTCGCTGCTCAAGTTCGTCAAGCGCCTGATCAAACTGCGCATGAGCTACCCGATCCTGCGCCGCAACCTGTTTCTGGTCGGTCATTACAACGAAGAGCTTGGGGTCAAGGACGTGACCTGGCTTGCCCCCGATGGCAATGAAATGAGTATCGAGCAGTGGGAAGACGCCAATGGCCGCAGCCTGGGCATGCTGCTGGACGGCCGGGCACGGGTCTCGGGGGTACAACGGGCCGGGGCCGACGCCACGCTGTTGATTGCCGTCAACGCACACCACGACGGGATCGACTTCACCCTGCCAGAAGTCCCCGAGGGTACGGGCTGGATTTGTAAACTCGACACCTTCGACCCGGATATCAAGGGCCAGGATGCCCTCGCTTTCAATAGCACCTACTGCGTCAATGGACGCTCGATGGCGCTGTTCGAGCTGATGCGTGAACAAGGTGCCTGA
- a CDS encoding DUF2934 domain-containing protein yields the protein MSTNEKRIREFAYQIWESEGKPEGQETRHWDMAHKLAQAEALAPTQAEPRKARAKPGASAAPKAPPKEPAAKKTRAPRKPATP from the coding sequence ATGAGTACCAACGAAAAACGCATCCGTGAATTTGCCTACCAAATATGGGAATCCGAAGGAAAACCCGAAGGTCAGGAAACCCGGCATTGGGATATGGCGCACAAACTGGCTCAGGCCGAAGCGCTCGCCCCGACCCAGGCCGAACCCCGCAAGGCCCGGGCCAAACCGGGGGCCAGCGCGGCCCCAAAAGCGCCACCGAAGGAGCCTGCAGCGAAAAAAACCCGGGCTCCACGCAAGCCGGCGACGCCTTAA
- a CDS encoding malto-oligosyltrehalose synthase, which produces MNGATALSLRATQRLQLHAGFTLDDARLQVPCLARLGISHIYASPLLTAREGSMHGYDVVDPTHVSPALGGEPALRRLVAELRAHGMGLILDIVPNHMAVGGSDNAWWLDLLAWGRASPYAEYFDIQWNSTDPLLNGLLLLPFLGNDYGASLQEGSIRLRFNPGTGAFHAEYGAHHFPICPLHYPSLLDNSPQPQLQALAERFGALKDSDSPREQALALQQELAGLSQSADCTEAIGQLLSRFDSRHAQGFARLHQLLERQAYRLASWRTAADDINWRRFFDVNELAGVRVERSTVFEATHSKIFQLIAEGLVDGVRIDHIDGLAYPRAYCRKLRRRVDSLRPGQHVSIHVEKILAMDEQLPDDWCVDGTTGYEFMDQVSLLQHQPEGEQPLAQLWSTLSQRPADFQPEALLARQQILKGSLAGDFSSVAHALLDVARDDIMSRDLTLGAIRRALEALVIHFPVYRTYISADGRGAADEVFFQQALAGAREDLSEADWPVLDCLQQWLGGNPWRNLPPGRTRRRLKHACARFQQLTSPAAAKAVEDTAFYRYGRLLSRNDVGFSVERFSAPSEDFHRACAQRLKHFPHNLLATATHDHKRGEDSRARLAVLSERSTWYVQCVERWLPLAQALKTDAASPTPGDELILYQVILSSWPLDLSPEDGHGLQQYNDRLWQWQLKALREAKLQSQWDAPNEPYELAVKTFIERLLLQPAGLTLRMELFRACEAIASAGAVNGLAQCLLKLTTPGVPDIYQGTDLWDLSLVDPDNRRAVDFQQRRQLLDTCPDEQMLLQDWRSGAIKQALIARTLNLRAQHPQLFSHGSYIPLAVNGPRAGQILAFARQWQDQTAVIVVPRLCAHDIQQQTPTFNSASVWADTCIELPSDRFGCKFKGLFEIPVVIKSKTLRVSDALDTFPVTLMINT; this is translated from the coding sequence ATGAACGGGGCTACTGCACTCTCCCTTCGGGCAACCCAGCGCTTGCAATTGCATGCCGGTTTCACCCTGGACGATGCACGACTGCAGGTGCCCTGCCTCGCTCGCCTGGGCATCAGCCATATTTACGCCTCGCCGTTGCTCACCGCCCGTGAAGGCTCGATGCATGGCTACGACGTGGTGGACCCGACCCACGTCAGCCCCGCACTGGGCGGTGAACCGGCGTTGCGCCGGCTGGTGGCAGAGTTGCGGGCCCACGGCATGGGGCTGATTCTCGATATCGTGCCCAATCATATGGCCGTCGGCGGCAGCGACAATGCCTGGTGGCTTGACCTGCTGGCCTGGGGCCGGGCCAGCCCCTACGCCGAATATTTTGATATCCAGTGGAACTCCACCGACCCGTTGCTCAATGGCCTGTTATTGCTGCCCTTTCTGGGCAATGACTATGGAGCAAGCCTGCAGGAAGGCAGTATCCGGTTGCGTTTCAATCCCGGCACGGGGGCTTTTCACGCAGAGTATGGCGCTCATCATTTCCCGATTTGCCCGCTGCATTACCCCAGCCTGCTGGACAACAGCCCGCAGCCGCAATTGCAGGCACTGGCAGAGCGCTTTGGCGCACTCAAAGACAGTGACTCCCCCCGGGAGCAGGCCCTGGCGCTGCAACAGGAGCTGGCCGGCTTAAGCCAGTCTGCGGACTGCACTGAGGCTATCGGGCAATTGTTGTCGCGTTTCGATTCACGCCATGCCCAAGGCTTTGCCCGCCTGCACCAGTTGCTCGAACGTCAGGCTTACCGACTCGCCAGTTGGCGTACTGCCGCCGATGACATCAACTGGCGGCGCTTCTTTGATGTCAACGAACTCGCAGGTGTGCGCGTTGAGCGCTCGACGGTGTTTGAAGCCACCCACAGCAAAATTTTCCAGCTGATTGCCGAAGGGCTGGTAGACGGCGTGCGCATCGATCACATTGACGGCCTCGCCTACCCCAGGGCGTATTGCCGAAAATTACGACGCCGGGTCGACAGTCTCAGACCTGGCCAGCATGTATCGATCCATGTGGAAAAAATCCTCGCCATGGACGAACAACTGCCTGACGACTGGTGTGTAGACGGCACCACCGGTTATGAATTCATGGATCAGGTGTCATTGCTCCAGCATCAGCCCGAGGGTGAGCAGCCCCTTGCTCAATTATGGTCGACCCTGAGCCAGAGGCCGGCCGACTTCCAGCCCGAAGCGCTGCTGGCACGCCAACAGATCCTCAAAGGTTCGCTGGCCGGTGATTTCTCAAGCGTGGCCCATGCATTGCTGGACGTCGCCCGCGACGACATCATGAGCCGCGACTTGACCCTGGGCGCCATACGCCGGGCTCTGGAAGCCCTGGTGATACATTTTCCGGTGTACCGCACCTACATCAGTGCAGACGGACGCGGTGCCGCCGATGAGGTTTTCTTTCAGCAAGCGCTGGCCGGCGCCCGCGAAGACCTGAGTGAAGCGGACTGGCCGGTACTGGACTGTTTACAGCAGTGGCTGGGCGGTAATCCCTGGCGCAACTTGCCGCCGGGACGCACGCGCAGACGCCTCAAACATGCCTGCGCGCGCTTTCAGCAACTGACCTCGCCCGCGGCCGCCAAAGCCGTGGAAGACACTGCGTTCTATCGCTATGGGCGGTTGTTGTCGCGCAACGATGTGGGCTTCAGTGTTGAGCGTTTCAGCGCCCCGAGCGAGGATTTTCACCGCGCCTGTGCCCAGCGCTTAAAACACTTCCCCCATAACCTGCTGGCCACCGCCACCCATGATCACAAGCGCGGCGAAGACAGCCGTGCACGCCTTGCCGTGCTCAGTGAGCGCAGCACCTGGTATGTGCAATGCGTCGAGCGCTGGCTACCGCTGGCGCAGGCTCTGAAGACCGACGCCGCAAGCCCCACGCCCGGCGATGAGTTGATCCTGTATCAAGTCATCCTCAGCAGCTGGCCACTGGATCTGAGCCCTGAAGACGGGCACGGCTTGCAGCAGTACAACGACAGGCTCTGGCAATGGCAGCTCAAGGCCTTGCGCGAAGCCAAGCTCCAGAGCCAATGGGACGCACCCAATGAGCCTTATGAACTCGCCGTCAAAACCTTTATTGAGAGGCTGTTGCTGCAACCGGCCGGCCTGACATTGCGAATGGAGCTTTTCCGGGCTTGCGAAGCTATCGCCAGTGCCGGAGCCGTCAACGGGCTGGCGCAATGCCTGTTGAAACTGACAACTCCCGGAGTCCCCGATATCTATCAGGGCACCGATCTCTGGGACCTGAGCCTGGTGGACCCGGACAACCGGCGGGCGGTGGATTTCCAACAGCGCCGGCAACTGCTCGATACCTGCCCCGACGAACAGATGCTGCTGCAGGACTGGCGCAGCGGCGCGATCAAACAGGCGTTGATTGCACGCACCCTGAATCTGCGCGCCCAGCATCCCCAATTGTTCAGCCACGGCAGTTACATCCCGCTTGCGGTGAACGGCCCGCGGGCCGGCCAAATACTGGCTTTTGCCCGCCAATGGCAGGACCAGACAGCCGTGATCGTGGTGCCCCGCCTGTGCGCCCATGACATTCAACAACAGACACCCACCTTTAATTCAGCCTCAGTTTGGGCAGATACCTGCATCGAATTACCGTCTGACCGATTCGGCTGCAAATTTAAGGGACTTTTTGAAATACCCGTAGTCATTAAAAGTAAGACGCTACGGGTCAGCGATGCTCTCGACACCTTCCCCGTCACCCTCATGATCAACACTTGA
- the malQ gene encoding 4-alpha-glucanotransferase, translated as MSEAQLEILASRAGLAVDWVDANGTPQHVSPHVLEAVLAGLGLPADTAEAIETSLLNLQLEQQNKRLPPLLTADVGRGLDLTRYFNPHSHCVIHLETGGTLDVQLDADAWLPGMIPVGYHRAQVDDQHFTLAVAPAQCYSMADAVDNATPRAWGLSAQLYSLRRQGDGGFGDTQALEIFAKVTGERGADALAISPMHAMFSCDPYRYSPYSPSSRLFLNSLYAAPASILGEVAVQRAIETCGLGPELHRLEQLPLIDWPAATVAKQTLLRQLYEDFLLGEQPLSEDFNQFRDSGGEALENHCRFEALQALHVAEHQSIDWRLWPEQWRDPDSPALLIFAEEHAHEIGYYAFCQWLIARCLAQAQKAARDSGMAVGLIADLAVGADGGGSQAWCRQDELLAQLTVGAPPDLLNRQGQGWGISAFSPDGLKRNGFRAFIEMLRANFAYAGGLRIDHVMGLQRLWVIPLGAPAHEGAYLYYPVEDMLRLLALESVRHQAIVMGEDLGTVPDGLREKLSERSILGMRVLLFEQDYGARFRPILDWPDNALATTSTHDLPTLNGWWLERDIDWNARLGMVDQVTEAHWRENRQQERDGLRNALGQDPQNFIDESTGADQVLDASARFLGHTRAPLVLLPIEDALGLQEQANLPGTVSTHPNWCRRLGADGETLLDSPDVSRRLELLACARLQAQERDQ; from the coding sequence ATGAGTGAAGCGCAACTTGAAATACTGGCCAGCCGTGCAGGCCTGGCAGTGGACTGGGTCGATGCCAACGGTACACCTCAGCATGTCTCGCCCCACGTACTCGAAGCGGTGCTGGCCGGGCTCGGATTGCCTGCCGACACGGCCGAAGCGATAGAAACCAGCTTGCTCAATTTGCAACTGGAACAGCAAAACAAACGCCTGCCACCCCTGCTGACCGCCGATGTGGGCAGAGGGCTGGACCTGACCCGCTACTTCAACCCCCATAGCCACTGTGTCATCCACCTGGAAACCGGCGGCACCCTGGACGTTCAACTGGACGCCGACGCCTGGCTTCCAGGCATGATTCCGGTCGGTTATCACCGGGCGCAAGTTGATGATCAACACTTCACCCTCGCCGTCGCCCCCGCGCAGTGCTACAGCATGGCGGACGCCGTCGACAACGCGACGCCCCGGGCCTGGGGTTTGAGTGCACAACTGTATTCGCTCAGACGCCAGGGTGATGGCGGCTTTGGCGACACACAGGCCCTGGAAATATTTGCCAAGGTCACGGGTGAGCGTGGCGCCGACGCCCTTGCTATCAGCCCGATGCATGCCATGTTCAGCTGCGACCCGTATCGCTATAGCCCCTACTCACCGTCCAGCCGGCTGTTTCTCAACAGCCTGTACGCCGCCCCAGCCAGCATTTTGGGGGAGGTGGCCGTGCAACGGGCGATTGAGACCTGCGGTCTGGGGCCCGAGCTGCACCGCCTGGAACAACTGCCACTGATTGACTGGCCTGCGGCAACGGTGGCCAAACAAACGCTGCTGCGCCAGCTCTACGAAGACTTTCTGCTGGGTGAGCAACCGCTGAGCGAGGACTTCAATCAGTTTCGCGACAGCGGTGGTGAAGCACTTGAAAACCACTGCCGGTTCGAAGCGTTGCAAGCCCTGCATGTCGCCGAACATCAAAGCATCGACTGGCGGCTCTGGCCCGAGCAATGGCGCGACCCCGACAGCCCGGCGCTGCTGATATTTGCCGAAGAACATGCCCACGAGATCGGCTACTACGCCTTTTGCCAATGGCTGATTGCCCGGTGTCTGGCACAGGCACAGAAAGCGGCCCGCGACAGCGGTATGGCCGTTGGCCTGATCGCCGATCTGGCAGTGGGCGCCGATGGCGGCGGAAGCCAGGCCTGGTGCCGCCAGGATGAATTGCTGGCGCAGCTCACCGTCGGTGCGCCACCGGACCTGCTCAATCGCCAGGGCCAGGGCTGGGGCATCTCGGCCTTTTCGCCTGACGGCCTCAAACGCAACGGTTTCCGCGCCTTTATTGAAATGCTGCGGGCCAATTTTGCTTACGCCGGCGGCTTGCGTATTGACCACGTGATGGGCCTGCAACGCCTGTGGGTCATCCCTTTGGGCGCTCCGGCCCATGAAGGGGCGTACTTGTATTACCCGGTCGAAGACATGCTGCGCCTGCTGGCGCTCGAATCCGTACGCCACCAGGCCATCGTCATGGGTGAAGACCTGGGCACCGTTCCCGACGGACTGCGCGAAAAACTGAGTGAACGCTCAATCCTCGGCATGCGCGTGTTGTTGTTCGAACAAGATTACGGGGCACGTTTCAGGCCCATTCTGGACTGGCCGGATAACGCCCTGGCCACCACCAGCACCCATGATTTACCGACGCTCAATGGCTGGTGGCTGGAACGCGATATCGACTGGAATGCCCGGCTGGGCATGGTGGATCAGGTGACTGAGGCGCACTGGCGGGAAAACCGCCAGCAGGAACGTGATGGCCTGCGCAACGCCCTGGGTCAGGACCCGCAAAACTTCATCGATGAATCCACCGGCGCCGATCAGGTACTCGACGCCAGCGCCCGCTTCCTCGGGCATACCCGCGCTCCGCTGGTGCTGCTGCCCATCGAGGATGCGCTGGGCCTGCAAGAGCAGGCCAATTTGCCTGGAACCGTGAGCACCCACCCCAACTGGTGCCGACGCCTTGGCGCCGATGGCGAAACCCTGCTTGATTCACCGGACGTATCCCGACGCCTGGAATTACTTGCCTGCGCCCGGCTGCAAGCTCAGGAGCGCGATCAATGA